Genomic segment of Pochonia chlamydosporia 170 chromosome 1, whole genome shotgun sequence:
TGCAAAGAAGGCTCCtttccaaacttggaacTTAAAACGCATTCTTGATAACCACGCAACGCTAACGAACAACGGCGTCGGTTAATGTCAACTTATCCAATCTctcctcccctcccctccgCTATCGCCTGGGACAATATCACCAATCCACGGCACTGGGGCGGATCCAACCATCCACATTCCACAATTACCGTCTTACTCCCCACGAGGCTTGACCCGCTAGCCGTCTGGGATTGTTCGACGGCATTGTCTGAGTGGTTGCTCAGACGGTCAGGGTCACAGTTGGCCGATGAATGGCTCCAAGAACTGATGTCCTGCGTGTGGCACGTCGGCAGCCTCCGTGGGGGAAGATGGGATTCTCACAGAATTGGATTGAAAATGACGTCGTGAACGCAGCGTCGCTTACGGACGGCGAGCAAAACCCCTGCTGATTCTGTCAAAATCCTCTTTATATCCACCGCCAATAACTACTCATTATCCTTTGGGTGGCCGCGGATAAATGACTTGTCCACTGGGAGAACTTGCAAAGTATCACGGCGGGTAACTCTTCCCGAGAACCGTCAAGTGCAACTTTGAATCATTGGGGCGGGGTCCCACGACTTATCGGCTTTGTCAACCACAGTTCCGATGTTTACGTGTGATACACACACTTTCTCACAACACACATCGTTGACATTTCATCTACACCAGCCAATGCAAAAATGAAGTCAGAATACGAAGACGTCGAGGAAGCCTCCCTGTTGGGCAAAAGTCACAGCTCGCCAAAGAAACAACGCCACATCAATTCCTGGATATCAACACTGGCCGTGATAATCTCCAGTGCAGCCCTGGTATTGAGCATCCTGCAAAATACAGGCTTCATATGGAGAAACGACTCGCCTCCATCAGAAATCTCGGATTTCGACAAGGCGCAAAAATGTTCCATTGACAACTTCCACAAGGACTTGTCATTCCTTGATAACGCAAACCCAATTGAAGCGCAAGAGTTTCTAGACCGGAGGGACAAACTTGCAAAGGCATTAGCAAAAAATGGTGTCGATGCGTTTGTTCTCGAGCCAGGTTACACTTTCCAGTAGGTTGAACCTCTCATAATCCATTTACATCGCTGTATACTCACCAGTACAGATACTATGGAAACATCTCCCAAACCGACTGGGAACCCTGGGAGCCCGAAGAACGCCCCTTCCTAATGCTCATCTTGCCTCAAACATCCTCAAATGGCGAGATATCCGCCAAAACGGCCTTTCTCTCACCCCATTTCGAAGAAGGGCGCGTCCGCATGCTCGGCGTCCCATCCAAGGAAGAGAATCTCGACATTGTAATATGGGAAGAACACTGGAACCCATACGAAACCCTCCTCAACTCGCATTTATTCAAGGACAACCCCAACCCCAAGCTCATGGCAGACGAAGAAATGAGGGACTACATCGTCCGAGGCCTCGACAACAACGGCTTCACAACCGTCGGCCTATCCCCCGAAGCAGAGCTCGTTCGACAGACCAAAACCCAAGCAGAGGTCGAGCTCCTCAGGGCCGTCAACACAGGCACCGTGGCTGCAGTGCGC
This window contains:
- a CDS encoding aminopeptidase ypdF (similar to Magnaporthe oryzae 70-15 XP_003713227.1); its protein translation is MKSEYEDVEEASLLGKSHSSPKKQRHINSWISTLAVIISSAALVLSILQNTGFIWRNDSPPSEISDFDKAQKCSIDNFHKDLSFLDNANPIEAQEFLDRRDKLAKALAKNGVDAFVLEPGYTFQYYGNISQTDWEPWEPEERPFLMLILPQTSSNGEISAKTAFLSPHFEEGRVRMLGVPSKEENLDIVIWEEHWNPYETLLNSHLFKDNPNPKLMADEEMRDYIVRGLDNNGFTTVGLSPEAELVRQTKTQAEVELLRAVNTGTVAAVRAMRPCLVPGLTEDQVTAILDNTMLSIGFGLFFNIVLFEEHGALPHGGFVTGGKKLTPDSMVVIDVGAHYKGYSSDICRSFLIDPPKGRNHQHKSDPLREEKEKVWQIVLDAQTAAAHAMKPGNTAASVDIAARTVIEDEGYGYGFTHRLGHGIGIKAHESPYLNKFNKEAILSAGMTFTNEPGIYLEGKFGVRHEDIYLVKENGEAELLTGQRARGLFEP